In Penaeus monodon isolate SGIC_2016 chromosome 7, NSTDA_Pmon_1, whole genome shotgun sequence, the following are encoded in one genomic region:
- the LOC119575360 gene encoding uncharacterized protein LOC119575360: MNLPAKRRGLSPEGRQIRERHQGSLTIGLQGITVHPTERSRNQRDFLQDNVRRLHEIQARCRDRENSRKPQPLRATRESSASTTSSLKQVECLAPIRNGSAKLGRRSPGSECEGSAHSDYFSLTDDQIETAAAQLSARLHNGVHLPDSIEKGDGRHMQENGFGHQSRSSSALSQSLPMPTNNSLLRDAPPRLARSGSPVMLRPISSARHAPVSPRPVSAAHRQNSGAGLELLSGCELNHGMRRMRMDNLLSKTRNQKPACELDYNTHYRNIENQHKLLLDNSDMLSLYGYGEGSNGTDTQRSATRTALNTAGSGSKTSKLVRARSFDRDALSRKSAAGGQTEKSAKSSTKSDQRAISSPSPQLKKRFSKSIGNLSHAAPSSNSGQSGQSRSGSPSKMRSESGNYSVRQSEQSPPSRVLSSVQSIQRSKSNLDSPRTFEASTDGASEVPPLDNSSDLVSQYLENESRIKSAATSAILNRTASSGALNLNSTMTSDCNFNISEPDQSVSCNSAMENLHLDLRPDSQVDGDMRIQNNNPSSQMEESTYEYHPEVYMKPYNDIVENDHVSEAVFPQEEAKSSTPVPNEPQDLPSVSSIPKLLKPKREQHGQPSSPSTLRRSQSMKNIRQRQGEPPSSYKRGKLPKYLLARKEEEKRLAEIARSVDPECPPGHAPLPDHERRNTLHLLRKSQAEVMRELSSLPVAQDTLRVKKRRQDLEDKLMQIEDGLRIFSQPKVYVMNDD, from the exons ATGAATTTGCCAGCAAAGCGCCGTGGCCTTTCACCTGAGGGACGTCAGATCAGAGAGCGACATCAGGGATCACTCACGATTGGGCTCCAGGGCATCACAGTACATCCAACAGAGCGca GTCGAAACCAACGTGATTTCCTGCAAGACAATGTCAGACGGCTGCATGAGATACAAGCTAGATGTAGGGATAGAGAAAATAGCAGAAAACCGCAGCCTCTAAGGGCGACAAGAGAGAGCTCAGCAAGTACCACTTCTTCGCTAAAGCAG GTGGAGTGCTTGGCCCCAATCCGCAATGGTTCAGCAAAGCTTGGAAGACGAAGCCCAGGTTCGGAGTGTGAGGGAAGTGCACACTCAGACTACTTCTCACTAACCGATGACCAGATTGAGACTGCGGCAGCACAGCTCAGTGCCCGTCTCCACAATGGGGTGCATCTGCCAGACAGCattgagaagggagatgggagacatATGCAGGAAAATGGTTTTGGGCATCAGAGCAGAagttcaagtgccctgtcccagtCGCTTCCAATGCCCACCAACAATTCACTACTGAGGGATGCCCCACCCAGACTGGCAAGATCAGGGAGTCCTGTGATGCTGAGGCCCATCTCATCAGCTCGACATGCCCCTGTTTCCCCCCGGCCCGTCAGTGCAGCTCATCGCCAGAATTCTGGGGCTGGGTTGGAACTCCTCTCAGGATGTGAGTTGAACCATGGAATGAGGAGGATGCGGATGGATAATTTGCTCTCAAAGACAAGGAACCAAAAGCCAGCATGTGAGCTGGACTACAATACAcattatagaaatatagaaaatcaGCACAAGTTATTACTCGATAACTCAGACATGCTTAGTCTCTATGGCTATGGTGAGGGAAGTAatggcacagacacacaaagatcTGCAACAAGGACAGCCTTGAACACTGCAGGAAGTGGTTCCAAAACATCAAAATTGGTGCGTGCTCGTAGTTTTGATAGAGATGCCCTTTCCAGGAAAAGTGCAGCAGGGGGACAAACAGAAAAGTCAGCAAAATCTTCCACAAAGTCAGATCAAAGGGCAATCAGCTCACCATCTCCACAACTGAAGAAACGCTTCTCAAAATCCATTGGTAATCTGTCCCATGCCGCCCCATCCTCAAATTCAGGGCAGAGTGGTCAGAGTCGTAGTGGCAGTCCGAGCAAAATGAGAAGTGAATCTGGTAATTACAGTGTCAGGCAGTCAGAGCAATCTCCACCAAGCCGTGTTTTGTCAAGTGTTCAAAGCATCCAGCGAAGCAAGAGCAACTTGGACTCACCTAGAACATTTGAAGCTTCCACTGATGGTGCAAGTGAAGTTCCACCATTAGATAATAGTTCAGACCTTGTTAGCCAGTACTTAGAAAACGAATCAAGAATTAAGTCTGCAGCCACAAGTGCGATACTCAACAGAACAGCTTCAAGTGGTGCGCTGAACCTCAATTCAACCATGACATCAGACTGCAACTTCAACATCAGTGAACCAGACCAGTCTGTGTCTTGCAATTCTGCAATGGAGAATCTCCACCTGGACTTGCGACCTGATAGCCAAGTTGATGGTGATATGAGGATACAGAACAACAACCCAAGTAGTCAGATGGAAGAGTCTACCTATGAATACCATCCAGAGGTCTATATGAAGCCTTACAATGACATAGTTGAGAATGACCATGTGAGTGAAGCTGTGTTTCCACAGGAGGAAGCCAAATCTTCCACGCCAGTGCCAAATGAGCCCCAAGATTTGCCTAGTGTTAGTTCTATACCAAAGCTTTTGAAG CCGAAAAGAGAGCAGCATGGTCAGCCGTCAAGTCCATCAACTTTACGAAGATCTCAGTCCATGAAGAACATTCGCCAGCGACAGGGAGAGCCTCCTTCAAGTTACAAGAGAGGGAAATTGCCCAA ATATCTCTTAGcccggaaagaggaggagaagaggttaGCTGAGATTGCTCGGTCGGTCGACCCAGAGTGTCCGCCTGGCCATGCTCCACTTCCTGACCATGAGCGGCGCAACACCCTCCACCTGCTACGCAAGA GTCAAGCAGAGGTAATGCGTGAGCTCTCCTCCCTGCCTGTGGCCCAAGACACTCTTAGggtgaagaaaaggagacaagatCTAGAAGACAAACTTATGCAGATTGAAGATGGTCTGCGCATCTTTTCACAGCCGAAAGTGTATGTTATGAATGATgactga